A window of the Lactuca sativa cultivar Salinas chromosome 7, Lsat_Salinas_v11, whole genome shotgun sequence genome harbors these coding sequences:
- the LOC111880655 gene encoding uncharacterized protein LOC111880655 codes for MGKKGKNTTNGESDVDRTQYYDITMNILFAMVSKPYYLLHFLTFFSYFSIRFSTSQLFSPEFAGHLLRCELQALLAFVTLTAVKMVKEKTWDGFVADMLLFAKIFLVGISLVLDYHLTLWFMLAFLVIYIFTQQPPYTGLGSSAQLTPLQLEALLTEGGTSKFWLVSFTIL; via the exons ATGgggaagaaagggaagaacaccACTAACGGTGAATCCGATGTTGATCGCACTCAATATTACGATATAACAATGAACATATTGTTCGCCATGGTGTCGAAGCCCTATTATCTCCTCCATTTCCTCACCTTCTTCTCTTATTTCTCCATCAGATTCTCCACTTCTCAATTATTTTCTCCTGAATTCGCCGGACACCTCCTCCGCTGT GAACTTCAAGCGCTTCTTGCTTTTGTTACACTAACCGCTGTCAAG ATGGTGAAAGAAAAAACTTGGGATGGTTTTGTTGCAGATATGTTGCTATTTGCTAAg ATATTTCTTGTTGGCATTTCATTAGTTCTGGATTATCACCTTACACTCTGGTTCATGTTAGCATTTTTAG ttatatacatCTTCACACAACAACCTCCCTACACAGGACTAG GCTCTTCAGCACAATTAACACCCTTACAATTAGAAGCTTTATTAACCGAAGGTGGCACATCAAAATTTTGGCTGGTTAGCTTCACAATTCTATAA